The DNA segment ACAAAGTTTTTTGCTCTGTTGTGAGGTCAAGAGATTCTTTTATATCGTAAACTGCTTTTACGCGCGAGAATAATTTAGCGTTAAGCATAATGTCATTGCTAAATTCTGACAGTAAAGGCGATACTTCGACAGCAATTGCCTGAATTTCGTCATTGGTTTCGGCAGAATGAAGATTGAAGAAAATGCTCGAAATTCGATCGAGAATACTTCCGCTATAGCTCATCGCTTCGATGGTATTTTCGAAGGTTGGCTTATCTGGAGAATTTACAATTGCATCTATTTCGGCGGCTGCGAGTTTTATTCCTTCTTTAAATGAAGGTAAAAAATCCTCAGTTTTTATTTGTGAAAACGGCGCAGTATTGTGCTTGGTTTTAAACCATTGAGTTAATACATTCATTGTTTATATTCTTTTTTTAAATTTGATTTTGCTTTACCTTATCTGAAGAAACGTGCACAGCATCTGCTAAAGCAATTTTGAAATCAACGATTCTATGTTGAACTTCTAAATTATGGGCACCGATAATTTGTGCGGCAAGGATTCCGGCGTTTTTTGCACCATTAAGAGCTACTGTTGCCACTGGAACGCCGCTCGGCATCTGCAGAATAGAGAGAACGCTGTCCCAACCATCGATGCTGTTGCTCGATTTTATTGGAACGCCAATCACCGGCAGAGGTGTAATTGATGCCACCATGCCCGGTAAGTGTGCAGCGCCACCCGCTCCAGCAATTATGACGCTGATCCCATTTGTATGCGCATCACGGCTAAAAGAGAATAATTTTTCTGGTGTTCTGTGCGCTGAAACAATATCTACCTCAATTTCAATTTGAAGTTCCTTCAGCACGTTTATTGCCTCTTGCATTACAGGCATATCTGAAATACTGCCCATTATTACTGCTACTTTCATAATTTTTATTTTATATTAGTGTGGGAATTTTTGCGGACTAACCATCTATTATTGTGATGATATTTTTGCAGTATTTTGATGTCTTTCGTAAATTATTTTGGTAACCAAATCTCGAAAAGTTTCAATATTCTCAATAAAAATCTCATCTGTTTTAAAGTTCGCGAAATTTATTATGTCATGAAATTTTCTCTTTTTTCTTATTGTGTGAAGTTTTTTTAAAGGCTTAGTACCTGTTAATGTGATTTCTTCTAATACTGGTGAAAAATATTTATTAATGTAGAATGCCAAATTTGAAGATGGGCTTAATTCAGAAACATCAACTCCTTTATTTTTTAAATTTCTTTTAATTGTCAAGAAAATGCTCGCTTTAAGACATTTTTGTCCAAAGATCATTTTTGGTTGAAAGTATTCTATTGTAGCGTGTTTAGAAATCAGTTCGCAAACTTCTATTAAAGTTCTTTTTTTAGCAGGTTCTAAAGTTTGTTGCCAAGTATTTTCATCTATTCTAAGTCTGAACTCTTTATTTAAAAACATAGAAAGCTCTTTCCAACCAAGTAAGTCATTTGCCGAACGCCAATCGCGAATGGACATTTCACCGGTGATTTCGGCATTACAGTCAGCTTCAATATCAAGCGGACTGCAAAGTCTATGTTGTTCTATGAAAATTTGGAGAATATTTTCTGGAGAATATCTGTCAATTACTTTTGTCATGATTAAACTTTGTATGCCGACTATTTACTTATCACTCGAATGGTTTTCTTTACATTTTCGGCAATCTTTCGAGCTTGGTTCATATCTTCGTGAACGATAGTAACGTGTCCCATTTTGCGAAAAGGTCGTGTCTTTCTCTTTCCGTAAATGTGAGGGGTAACGCCATCGATTGCAAGAATTTCTTCGATATTTTCGTAAACTACTTCACCATCAAAACCTTCTTCACCAACAAGATTCACCATGATTCCTGCCACTTTACTTTTTGTGCTTCCAAGAGGTAAATCTAGAATGGCGCGTAAGTGATTTTCAAATTGTGAGCAATAACTAGCTTCTATGGAATAATGGCCTGAGTTGTGTGGGCGAGGAGCTACTTCGTTCACGATAATTTGGTCGTCCTGTGTTTGAAACATTTCGACAGCCAAAAGTCCGACGTGGTTAAAATGTTCTGAAACTTTCATCGCGATATCCATTGCTTTTTTAGCAACATTTTCTTCAATGCGAGCTGGACAAAGCACATATTCAACCTGATTTGCTTCTGGGTGAAATTCCATCTCTACAACAGGATAAGTCGCTACTTGACCTGACGGATTTCTGACTACGATAACTGCTAGTTCGTTTTTGAAGTCAATCATTTCTTCGGCGATGCAGGCAGAGGCAGATAATCCTTGCAAATCGTCAATGGCTCTAACAACTTTTACACCGTTGCCATCGTAACCAAATTCGGCGGCTTTCCATATAAATGGTAGCGATTGCAAATTATTTTGAATTGCAACTTTTAGTTCTTCGATAGTTTCAAATCGCTTATACGCTGCGGTGGGAATAGTATTTTTGGTGTAGAAATCCTTTTGGATCCCTTTGTGTTGAATTTGCTCTAGAGTTGCTGGCGAAGGGTAAACCTTGATACCTTCTTTCTCAAGCTGTTTTAGAGCTTCGATATTTACAAGTTCTATTTCAAAGGTTAGAACATCTACTTGCTTTCCAAAATCGTAAACTGTTTTATAATCCATTAAATCTCCTTGAAAGAATTTATTACAAGCAAATTTGCCGGGAGCTTCATCACTAGGATCGATTACGTAAGTTTGAATGTCAAATTTTCGGGTTTCAGCTAGTAACATTTTACCCAACTGTCCACCTCCAAGGATGCCTAATTTAAAATTAGAAGAAAAATAGTTCATAAAATTGAATTTTTACAAAGATACTTCTAATAGGTATAAACGAAAATAGATAATGCTTTTCTTTCGTCAATTTTCAGAATAATTTAAGTTTACAAAATAAATTTAAATGTCTTACTTATGACTTTTGTGAGGGAAGTGAACAAATGTTGATACTAGCGTGTCAACAGTATCTTTGAGTCATCAGTAATAACTATTGAAATTTATTTTGTAGTTGATTTGTATGATTTCCACATTTATTGATCTGCAAATAAAAAGCCTATTTGTGTCTGCCACTTTTATTTTCTTCTGCATCCCAATCTTTAGTACTATCATTTTCGTCACGATTATCAATGCGATTTTCGTCGGTATCATCAAATTGCTTTTCTCTCGCTTCTTTAAGAGCCTTCCTTTTTAACTTTTCTTCTTTTTTATTAATTTCCATTTCCGAAGTTTTTTTTGAAATTGCTATCAAAGATACAAAATATTTAAGAAGACTAAAGAGTAGAGCACGTGAAGTACATGGCAGTTTGATGGTTAAGATTATTTTAGATGCTGAGACATTCGTCTTGTCTACTTTAGTGTTTGCTAGCGCTAAATATTGAATCTATGGAACGACGCTCATAGTTCGTGGCAGTTATTTTTGACAATCGGCTATTTCGCTTTTAGTATTGGCAATAAAAAAAGCCGAGGTAACATTGCAGAATGTTCGTCGGCTTTAGTGCATCATATATTTTTAAGAAAATTCTTACTTCTCGTTTTTGTAGATAAAATTTCTGCTCGAAGGCTCAAAAGTTTTCCAATTGATTCCTAATGTATACTCAATCGATTTCTTTAATGTAGCAAATGTTGTAGATTTTGTGACATAGAAACTTGCGCCCATATCCAAGCTTTTATTCACACTATGCTCATCACTTGACGTGGAGAAAATCACAACGGGAATGTCTTTTAATTGCAAATTATTTTTCAATTCTTGCAGTGCATCAAAACCATTTTTCCCGGGCATATTTAAATCTAAAAATATAACCTGAGGAATTGGAGGCGGTGACTGAAGAGAGCCCAAAAGACTGTCAACACTGTTGTGCGTGTGCAATTGAATATTGCCGGTAAGAGAATCGGTAACGTCTCTAAAAAAATCTAAATCATCTTTATCGTCGTCAGCATAAAAGATAACGTATTCATTATTTTCCATAGGGTGTCTTTTTCACATTCAAAAGTAATATAATTTTATTGCATTTTTAAAATTACTCAATAAAAGCAAGATTATTGAAAACTATAGCCACTAATTTAAAAAAAAAGTAAGAAAATCTACTATGATTTTTTTTATTCTTACAATTAGCCACCACCTTTTTGAGTTTCAGACCATCAGAAATACTTGAATTTGGAGGTTTTAAATTCTCAACTATTTTATTATCCTGTCAATTATATGCTTTTATCTTGCATCTTACTCGATACTAATTCAGTATATTTGCCAACTATTATAAAACAAACTTTAGTGATACAGATTCACGATAAGCATTTCGTACCTTTTATTTCAAGCAAAGAATTGGATTTTGCTATTGCATCTATGGCAAAGCAAGTTGAAAATGACTTTGTAGACGAAGTGCCTTTGTTTATTGGTGTCCTTAATGGAGCATTTATGGTAGTTTCAGATTTTATGAAGCACTATAATAAGCCGTGCGAAATTAGTTTTGTAAAGATGTCTTCGTATGAAGGTACCGCTACTACCAACGATGTTAAAGAATTAATTGGATTGGATCAAGACCTAACCGGTCGTTCTGTGATTATTATTGAGGACATTGTAGATACGGGGAACACCGTGGCAAAACTTAAAAAGATCTTTAAGGCAAAAGGTGTAAAAACGCTTAAGATAGCAACACTTTTTTTTAAGCCTGACGCTTACTTGCAAGATATTAAACTTGACTATGTAGGTATCAGGATTCCAAACAAATTTATTGTTGGTTATGGGTTGGATTATGACGGCTTAGGTAGAAATTTACCAGAAATTTATCAATTAAAAGAGTAACTGATTACCGTAATTAAAAGCAGTAATTTTATAAACATAAACAGCACTAACTATTTTAAATTAGCAATGATTAATATCGTTTTATTTGGCAAGCCTGGTGCCGGAAAAGGAACTCAGGCACAATTTTTAAAGGAGAAATATAACCTAACGCATATCTCAACAGGTGATGTATTTCGTTATAATTTGAGCAATAATACCGAGCTTGGCCAACTGGCGAAAACGTATATGGAAAGTGGCGAACTTGTTCCGGATTCTTTGACCATAAAAATGCTCGAAGATGAGGTTGACAATCATCCAAATACTTCAGGGTTTTTATTTGATGGATTCCCGAGAACAATTGCGCAAGCAGAAGCATTAGACAAGTTTTTAGTAAAAAAAGGCTGGGAAGTTACGGCTACAATCGGACTTGAAGCAAATGACGATGTACTAGTACAGCGTATATTAGAAAGAGGAAAAACTAGTGGAAGAGTAGATGATCAAGATGAGGCAAAAATACGTACACGTTATGCCGAATACAATCAGAAGACTTCACCGTTAATAAATTATTATAGTAACCAAAATAAATATTACCCGATAGACGGGATTGGGACGATTGCTTGCATTACCTCACGACTAAGTGAAGTGATAGACCAGCTTTAAATCGCCCTTATCAACCATGGAGATAGCATTAATATTTTTTCTTATAATACTCAATGGTGTTTTTTCGATGTCGGAAATAGCACTAATTTCAGCCCGTAAAAGCAGGCTTGAAACATCCGCCAAAAAGGGAAACCGAAGTGCCAAAATCGCTTTGGAATTGGCAAACTCGCCAAATAAGTTTCTGTCAACCGTTCAAATTGGAATAACTCTAATCGGAAT comes from the Flavobacterium ardleyense genome and includes:
- a CDS encoding adenylate kinase, giving the protein MINIVLFGKPGAGKGTQAQFLKEKYNLTHISTGDVFRYNLSNNTELGQLAKTYMESGELVPDSLTIKMLEDEVDNHPNTSGFLFDGFPRTIAQAEALDKFLVKKGWEVTATIGLEANDDVLVQRILERGKTSGRVDDQDEAKIRTRYAEYNQKTSPLINYYSNQNKYYPIDGIGTIACITSRLSEVIDQL
- a CDS encoding response regulator, producing the protein MENNEYVIFYADDDKDDLDFFRDVTDSLTGNIQLHTHNSVDSLLGSLQSPPPIPQVIFLDLNMPGKNGFDALQELKNNLQLKDIPVVIFSTSSDEHSVNKSLDMGASFYVTKSTTFATLKKSIEYTLGINWKTFEPSSRNFIYKNEK
- a CDS encoding 5-(carboxyamino)imidazole ribonucleotide synthase is translated as MNYFSSNFKLGILGGGQLGKMLLAETRKFDIQTYVIDPSDEAPGKFACNKFFQGDLMDYKTVYDFGKQVDVLTFEIELVNIEALKQLEKEGIKVYPSPATLEQIQHKGIQKDFYTKNTIPTAAYKRFETIEELKVAIQNNLQSLPFIWKAAEFGYDGNGVKVVRAIDDLQGLSASACIAEEMIDFKNELAVIVVRNPSGQVATYPVVEMEFHPEANQVEYVLCPARIEENVAKKAMDIAMKVSEHFNHVGLLAVEMFQTQDDQIIVNEVAPRPHNSGHYSIEASYCSQFENHLRAILDLPLGSTKSKVAGIMVNLVGEEGFDGEVVYENIEEILAIDGVTPHIYGKRKTRPFRKMGHVTIVHEDMNQARKIAENVKKTIRVISK
- the purE gene encoding 5-(carboxyamino)imidazole ribonucleotide mutase, translating into MKVAVIMGSISDMPVMQEAINVLKELQIEIEVDIVSAHRTPEKLFSFSRDAHTNGISVIIAGAGGAAHLPGMVASITPLPVIGVPIKSSNSIDGWDSVLSILQMPSGVPVATVALNGAKNAGILAAQIIGAHNLEVQHRIVDFKIALADAVHVSSDKVKQNQI
- the hpt gene encoding hypoxanthine phosphoribosyltransferase, whose product is MIQIHDKHFVPFISSKELDFAIASMAKQVENDFVDEVPLFIGVLNGAFMVVSDFMKHYNKPCEISFVKMSSYEGTATTNDVKELIGLDQDLTGRSVIIIEDIVDTGNTVAKLKKIFKAKGVKTLKIATLFFKPDAYLQDIKLDYVGIRIPNKFIVGYGLDYDGLGRNLPEIYQLKE